A stretch of the Mycobacteroides immunogenum genome encodes the following:
- a CDS encoding 2Fe-2S iron-sulfur cluster-binding protein: MTAEAIRVTAREATGNTVLEVEIYGSTHVLDWPPGKKLLDVLLDAGIDAPYVCRESACATCICSVRAGQTRMLMNESLIDSEVADGFTLACQTLPESERVQIVFDG; this comes from the coding sequence GTGACGGCCGAGGCCATTCGAGTCACGGCCCGCGAGGCTACCGGCAACACGGTGCTGGAGGTCGAAATTTACGGCAGCACACACGTTCTGGACTGGCCACCGGGCAAGAAGCTGCTCGATGTGCTGCTCGACGCGGGTATTGACGCGCCCTACGTGTGCCGGGAATCGGCCTGTGCCACCTGCATCTGTTCGGTGCGGGCGGGCCAGACACGCATGCTGATGAACGAGTCGCTCATCGACAGTGAGGTGGCCGACGGCTTCACGCTGGCCTGTCAGACGCTGCCGGAATCGGAGCGGGTGCAGATCGTGTTCGACGGGTAG
- a CDS encoding metal-dependent hydrolase yields MAVVEQRRRGDGTRALPKVRRMNFRFGEPAPMKKHYVEGDIVFSHLVSLLSGAFPPGEESFIRSVRNYADQITDPVLKKRVAGFIGQEAMHGREHRKLNEKIIGMGYPLVRIMNFEEGSRRERLVIALEKRAPKIAHLAMTAAAEHYTAVLAQRVLSSAELQEIPMSDEVHHLLNWHAMEEMEHKSVAFDVYRSVGGPESVRIGVMSLIWAGTLPFMTLAVLASILTDPSGWKPLAVLRQTIDVYRGPLVKGLMRDIAEYMRPGFHPDDIDTEELLEDWQAILFGSDGELNDRLPGRRAVGQ; encoded by the coding sequence ATGGCTGTTGTCGAGCAGAGGCGGCGGGGAGATGGGACCCGCGCATTGCCCAAGGTGCGTCGGATGAATTTCCGGTTCGGTGAGCCGGCCCCCATGAAGAAGCACTACGTTGAGGGCGACATCGTCTTCAGTCACCTGGTCTCGCTCCTGTCCGGAGCATTCCCTCCCGGCGAAGAGTCGTTCATCCGGTCCGTGCGTAACTACGCCGACCAGATCACCGACCCGGTACTGAAGAAGCGGGTCGCCGGCTTCATCGGTCAGGAGGCCATGCACGGCCGAGAGCACCGCAAGCTCAACGAGAAGATCATCGGCATGGGCTACCCCCTGGTCCGGATCATGAATTTCGAGGAAGGTAGCCGGCGCGAACGTTTGGTCATCGCGCTGGAGAAGCGCGCGCCCAAGATCGCGCACCTGGCGATGACGGCAGCCGCGGAGCATTACACGGCAGTCCTGGCCCAGCGGGTGCTGTCCAGCGCTGAGCTGCAGGAGATTCCCATGTCCGACGAGGTTCACCATCTCTTGAATTGGCATGCCATGGAGGAGATGGAACACAAGTCGGTCGCCTTCGATGTCTACCGGTCGGTGGGCGGCCCGGAATCGGTGCGTATCGGCGTCATGTCGCTGATTTGGGCGGGCACCCTGCCGTTCATGACCCTTGCGGTGTTGGCGTCGATCCTGACCGACCCCAGCGGCTGGAAACCGTTGGCTGTGTTGCGGCAGACCATCGATGTGTATCGCGGCCCACTGGTGAAGGGTCTGATGCGCGATATCGCCGAATACATGCGGCCGGGATTCCACCCCGATGACATCGACACCGAAGAGCTGCTCGAGGACTGGCAGGCAATCCTGTTCGGTTCCGACGGTGAGCTCAATGACCGTCTGCCCGGACGCCGCGCGGTCGGACAGTGA